The following proteins come from a genomic window of Alnus glutinosa chromosome 10, dhAlnGlut1.1, whole genome shotgun sequence:
- the LOC133880046 gene encoding uncharacterized protein LOC133880046 produces MATPQNGEEEDQQATHAPAVGWRAMLEERYQKTKEHAETYPYVWASYIVVYGGFGLWLTYRWRKLRKTEDRVRVLQERLRKLVEAEESTNFATSVKKAPPPADKPPK; encoded by the coding sequence ATGGCAACTCcacaaaatggagaagaagaagatcagcAAGCCACACATGCCCCAGCTGTTGGCTGGAGAGCAATGTTGGAAGAACGGTACCAGAAAACCAAAGAGCATGCAGAAACTTACCCTTACGTGTGGGCTTCATATATTGTTGTATATGGCGGTTTTGGCCTATGGCTTACCTACAGATGGAGAAAGCTTCGCAAAACCGAGGACAGAGTACGAGTCCTTCAAGAGAGACTACGCAAGCTTGTTGAAGCTGAAGAGTCCACAAACTTTGCCACATCAGTTAAAAAAGCTCCACCACCTGCCGATAAACCTCCCAAATAG